DNA sequence from the Brachybacterium avium genome:
CGTGGACCTCGACCTTTCCACCGCGGGCGCGGTCGTAGGCATCGAGCAGTCGGCGGGCGTTGGCCGGCGAGCGGAACAGGTATGCGGTCTCCTGCCACGCGGCGTACTCGTCCGCCGGCATGAGGACTGCGTTGCCCTTACGAGAGACGATCTCGACGGCTTCATGGTCCTCGTTCACCCGCTCTATGAGGGGGAACAGAGTCTTGCGTGCCTCGCTTGCACTGATGGACATGATGAGGACCTCCTCGCTCGGATCGATGGTACAACTATATGGTACCACTCGACACCAGCAGGTCGCCCAGTACACGGTGATCACGTCATGCCGAGAAGCTGAACTCCTCCAAGGGACTGACGCGCGCAGCGGAGACAGCCTGACGTGGCCTGCTTGCGCACCAGTCCCGCCGAACC
Encoded proteins:
- a CDS encoding type II toxin-antitoxin system Phd/YefM family antitoxin; translated protein: MSISASEARKTLFPLIERVNEDHEAVEIVSRKGNAVLMPADEYAAWQETAYLFRSPANARRLLDAYDRARGGKVEVHDLDRADEEA